In Citrus sinensis cultivar Valencia sweet orange chromosome 2, DVS_A1.0, whole genome shotgun sequence, a single genomic region encodes these proteins:
- the LOC102627631 gene encoding MDIS1-interacting receptor like kinase 2-like, which translates to MGLPILNILILFLLLTFSYNVSSDSTKESYALLNWKTSLQNQNPNSSLLSSWTLYPANATKISPCTWFGIFCNLVGRVISISLSSLGLNGTFQDFSFSSFPHLMYLNLSCNVLYGNIPPQISNLSKLRALDLGNNQLSGVIPQEIGHLTCLRMLYFDVNHLHGSIPLEIGKLSLINVLTLCHNNFSGRIPPSLGNLSNLAYLYLNNNSLFGSIPNVMGNLNSLSILDLSQNQLRGSIPFSLANLSNLGILYLYKNSLFGFIPSVIGNLKSLFELDLSENQLFGSIPLSFSNLSSLTLMSLFNNSLSGSIPPTQGNLEALSELGLYINQLDGVIPPSIGNLSSLRTLYLYDNGFYGLVPNEIGYLKSLSKLELCRNHLSGVIPHSIGNLTKLVLVNMCENHLFGLIPKSFRNLTSLERLRFNQNNLFGKVYEAFGDHPNLTFLDLSQNNLYGEISFNWRNFPKLGTFNASMNNIYGSIPPEIGDSSKLQVLDLSSNHIVEFGSLTELQYLDLSANKLSSSIPKSMGNLSKLHYLNLSNNQFNHKIPTEFEKLIHLSELDLSHNFLQGEIPPQICNMESLEELNLSHNNLFDLIPGCFEEMRSLSRIDIAYNELQGPIPNSTAFKDGLMEGNKGLCGNFKALPSCDAFMSHEQTSRKKWVVIVFPILGMVVLLIGLFGFFLFFGQRKRDSQEKRRTFFGPKATDDFGDPFGFSSVLNFNGKFLYEEIIKAIDDFGEKYCIGKGRQGSVYKAELPSGIIFAVKKFNSQLLFDEMADQDEFLNEVLALTEIRHRNIIKFHGFCSNAQHSFIVSEYLDRGSLTTILKDDAAAKEFGWNQRMNVIKGVANALSYLHHDCLPPIVHGDISSKNVLLDSEHEAHVSDFGIAKFLNPHSSNWTAFAGTFGYAAPEIAHMMRATEKYDVHSFGVLALEVIKGNHPRDYVSTNFSSFSNMITEINQNLDHRLPTPSRDVMDKLMSIMEVAILCLVESPEARPTMKKVCNLLCK; encoded by the exons ATGGGATTGCCAATCTTGAACATTTTGATCctatttcttttgttaactttttcATATAACGTTTCTTCTGATTCTACCAAAGAATCGTATGCTCTTCTCAATTGGAAAACAAGCCTTCAGAATCAAAACCCTAACTCCTCTTTGTTGTCATCATGGACACTTTATCCTGCTAATGCAACCAAAATAAGCCCATGTACTTGGTTCGGAATTTTCTGCAACCTTGTAGGAAGAGTCATCAGTATTAGCCTAAGCTCCTTGGGTTTAAATGGTACGTTTCAGGATTTTTCATTCTCATCGTTTCCTCATCTTATGTATCTTAACCTAAGCTGCAATGTGTTGTACGGTAACATTCCCCCTCAAATCAGTAACCTCTCCAAGCTTCGAGCTCTTGATTTAGGCAATAATCAATTATCTGGGGTAATACCACAAGAAATTGGCCATCTAACTTGCTTGAGGATGCTTTATTTTGATGTGAATCATTTGCATGGCTCAATTCCACTAGAAATAGGTAAGTTGAGTCTTATTAATGTGCTCACCTTGTGTCACAACAATTTTTCTGGTAGGATACCTCCTTCTCTTGGCAACTTAAGCAACCTGGCTTATTTGTATCTTAACAATAACTCCCTTTTTGGCTCTATTCCAAATGTTATGGGAAATTTGAATTCTCTTTCAATTCTAGATTTGAGCCAAAATCAACTTCGTGGTTCAATTCCATTTTCTTTAGCTAACTTAAGCAACTTGGGCATATtgtatctttataaaaattcactttttggttttattccTTCGGTTATTGGAAACTTGAAGTCTCTTTTCGAGTTAGACTTGAGTGAAAATCAGCTTTTTGGTTCAATCCCCCTTTCTTTTAGTAATTTGAGTAGCTTGACTTTAATGtctctttttaataattcactTTCTGGTTCCATCCCTCCTACTCAAGGAAACTTGGAGGCTCTTTCAGAACTAGGGTTGTACATAAATCAACTCGATGGTGTTATTCCTCCTTCAATTGGCAATCTTAGCTCTCTAAGAACTTTATATCTTTATGACAATGGGTTTTATGGTCTTGTTCCTAACGAAATAGGATACTTGAAGTCTCTTTCTAAATTAGAGCTCTGCAGAAATCATCTTAGTGGGGTTATTCCTCATTCAATTGGTAATCTCACTAAGTTGGTTTTGGTAAACATGTGTGAAAACCATCTTTTTGGTCTAATCCCTAAAAGTTTTAGAAATTTGACAAGTCTAGAAAGGTTACGTTTTAACCAAAACAATCTCTTTGGAAAGGTGTATGAAGCTTTTGGTGATCATCCAAACCTAACTTTCCTAGATCTCAGCCAAAACAATCTTTATGGTGAAATCTCATTTAATTGGAGAAACTTTCCAAAATTAGGCACTTTCAATGCTtctatgaataatatttatgggAGCATACCACCTGAGATTGGAGATTCATCCAAATTACAAGTTCTTGACCTTTCTTCAAATCACATTGTTG AATTTGGCTCATTAACTGAACTTCAATATCTCGACCTGTCTGCAAACAAATTGAGTAGCTCGATTCCAAAAAGTATGGGCAACTTGTCGAAGCTGCACTACTTAAATCTGAGCAACAATCAATTTAACCATAAAATCCCAACTGAATTTGAGAAGTTGATTCATCTTTCAGAGTTAGATTTGAGTCATAACTTTCTCCAGGGAGAGATACCACCTCAAATCTGTAATATGGAAAGCTTGGAGGAGCTGAATTTGTCCCACAATAACCTCTTTGATTTAATTCCAGGATGCTTTGAAGAAATGCGCAGCTTGTCACGCATTGACATAGCCTATAATGAGTTACAGGGACCAATTCCTAACAGCACCGCGTTCAAAGACGGTCTAATGGAAGGGAATAAAGGATTGTGTGGCAATTTTAAGGCATTACCATCTTGTGATGCTTTCATGTCTCACGAACAAACTTCGAGAAAGAAATGGGTTGTAATTGTGTTCCCTATTCTAGGAATGGTTGTGCTTTTGATAGGTCTGTTtggatttttcttattttttgggCAAAGAAAGAGGGATTCACAGGAAAAACGGAGAACGTTTTTCGGTCCTAAAGCAACAGATGATTTTGGCGACCCTTTCGGATTTTCTTCGGTCCTAAATTTCAATGggaaatttttatatgaagAAATCATTAAAGCAATAGATGATTTTGGCGAGAAGTATTGCATTGGAAAAGGCAGACAAGGAAGTGTGTATAAAGCGGAGTTGCCTTCTGGGATTATCTTTGCAGTTAAGAAATTCAACTCGCAGCTACTTTTCGATGAGATGGCGGACCAGGATGAATTCTTGAATGAAGTTTTAGCATTGACTGAGATACGACATcgaaatattataaaatttcacgGATTTTGTTCTAATGCCCAACACTCATTTATAGTTTCTGAATATCTTGATAGGGGTAGCTTGACCACAATCCTTAAAGATGATGCAGCAGCAAAAGAATTCGGCTGGAATCAGAGAATGAATGTGATCAAAGGTGTAGCTAATGCTTTGTCGTACTTGCACCATGATTGTTTGCCACCAATTGTACATGGAGACATATCAAGCAAGAATGTTTTGCTTGATTCAGAACACGAAGCTCATGTTTCAGATTTTGGGATCGCAAAGTTTCTAAACCCACACTCATCTAACTGGACTGCATTTGCAGGCACATTTGGATATGCTGCTCCAg AGATTGCTCACATGATGAGGGCTACTGAAAAGTACGATGTGCATAGTTTTGGAGTTTTAGCTTTGGAAGTGATCAAGGGGAATCATCCAAGAGATTATGTTTCCacaaatttttcttcattttcgaATATGATCACAGAgattaatcaaaatttggaCCATCGGCTTCCAACTCCGTCTCGTGATGTTATGGACAAACTGATGTCAATTATGGAGGTTGCCATTTTATGCTTAGTTGAGAGTCCAGAAGCTAGACCAACCATGAAAAAAGTTTGTAACTTATTATGCAAATAA